One genomic window of Elaeis guineensis isolate ETL-2024a chromosome 2, EG11, whole genome shotgun sequence includes the following:
- the LOC105036444 gene encoding uncharacterized protein: MGIQPPAKFQTSWETGRSSNGCQYCNKLSMSLAETYKEHQSRGPFLPSSPLGSLTQLRISDLKGGDGKFPPLQIIKNLEVLDISFTNLSDPIPSSNGLRTIS, translated from the exons ATGGGAATCCAGCCTCCGGCAAAATTCCAAACTTCATGGGAAACTGGACGAAGCTCCAATGGCTGTCAGTACTGCAACAAGCTATCCATGTCCTTAGCTG AGACATACAAGGAACATCAAAGCAGGGGCCctttcctcccttcttctccactgGGGTCTCTAACACAGCT GAGGATCTCTGACTTGAAAGGAGGAGATGGGAAGTTCCCTCCACTGCAAATTATAAAGAACCTGGAAGTACT GGATATAAGCTTTACCAATCTCAGTGATCCAATTCCAAGCAGCAATGGACTGAGAACAATAAGTTAA